The Acidimicrobiales bacterium genome contains a region encoding:
- the nucS gene encoding endonuclease NucS, with protein MRIVIARCQVDYSGRLTAHLPMATRLLMVKADGCVAIHADGGAYKPLNWMNAPNRLVEGDGRWLVTNPKGETLTITMDEVLSDTSWEMGVDPGLQKDGVEAHLQVLLAERPGTMEEGLTLIRREHLTDIGPVDLLCRGADGTTVVVEVKRRGEIDGVEQLTRYVEFLRRDPRLGTVRGMFVAQQIKPQAKVLAADRGLLCVEVDYDELRGIESNVPRLF; from the coding sequence GTGCGCATCGTGATCGCCCGCTGCCAGGTCGACTACTCCGGCCGGCTCACCGCCCACCTGCCCATGGCCACCCGGCTCCTCATGGTGAAGGCCGACGGCTGCGTGGCCATCCACGCCGACGGCGGGGCCTACAAGCCGCTCAACTGGATGAACGCCCCCAACCGGCTGGTCGAGGGGGACGGGCGCTGGCTGGTCACCAACCCGAAGGGCGAGACCCTGACCATCACCATGGACGAGGTGCTGAGCGACACGTCCTGGGAGATGGGCGTCGATCCCGGCCTGCAGAAGGACGGCGTGGAGGCCCACCTCCAGGTCCTGCTGGCCGAGCGGCCCGGCACCATGGAGGAGGGCCTGACCCTCATCCGCCGCGAGCACCTCACCGACATCGGCCCCGTCGACCTGCTGTGCCGGGGCGCGGACGGGACCACCGTGGTGGTGGAGGTCAAGCGGCGGGGCGAGATCGACGGGGTCGAGCAGCTCACCCGCTACGTCGAGTTCCTGCGCCGCGACCCCCGGCTGGGCACGGTGCGGGGCATGTTCGTGGCCCAGCAGATCAAGCCCCAGGCCAAGGTGCTGGCCGCCGACCGGGGCCTGCTGTGCGTGGAGGTCGACTACGACGAGCTGCGCGGCATCGAGTCGAACGTGCCCCGCCTG
- a CDS encoding AarF/UbiB family protein — protein MTPVPAPAADLAVGTFTDAGPWTIDLDDLPWRDAVPAERARVRRRLPSLVRPPRVPPLRRLARVTSRLAPPLAAWALGARRQGGSASRADISRRLRLAAEALGPTYIKLGQIIASGEGLFPAELVEEMRRCRDQVPPEPFASVRAVVEGDLGRPLEEVFVRFDRRPLAAASIAQVHAAALPPAEPGGEPIEVVVKVQRPDVARLVEADLRVMAWLAPPMVGRIPVTALANPPALVEVFGETITEELDFRLEADNMLALAGVYAALGQGHYVVPRPHPRLVTRRVLVMERLSGFAFEDVEGMRAAEIDTTALVRGGMIGFLEGAMLHGIFHGDLHAGNLFVLPDGRTALLDFGITGRLGEERRLAFLRLLVSATVNDLHGQLAAIRDLGALPADVDLDAVIAELGLDRPTIDPTTLTPEQLTAEIQVVVKGLIGYGAKLPKELMLFVKNMVFLDGAIATLAPDLDLFAEISHIATYFASQHGSRIAAEAGLDDTSWELDMDGVRALYGVDAGTDALTHRELQARREVIAARLGSRRRPGPLHRVRRRVTRRRGGPGA, from the coding sequence GTGACGCCCGTGCCCGCTCCCGCCGCCGACCTGGCCGTCGGCACCTTCACCGACGCCGGCCCCTGGACCATCGACCTCGACGACCTGCCGTGGCGCGACGCGGTGCCCGCCGAGCGGGCCCGGGTGCGGCGCCGGTTGCCGTCGCTGGTGCGGCCGCCCCGGGTGCCGCCGCTGCGCCGCCTGGCCCGGGTCACCTCCCGCCTGGCGCCCCCGCTGGCGGCCTGGGCCCTGGGGGCCCGGCGCCAGGGGGGCAGCGCGTCGCGGGCCGACATCTCCCGGCGCCTGCGGCTGGCGGCCGAGGCCCTGGGCCCCACCTACATCAAGCTGGGCCAGATCATCGCCTCGGGCGAGGGGCTGTTCCCGGCCGAGCTGGTGGAGGAGATGCGGCGCTGCCGCGACCAGGTGCCCCCCGAGCCCTTCGCCTCGGTGCGGGCCGTGGTCGAGGGCGACCTGGGCCGGCCCCTGGAGGAGGTGTTCGTCCGCTTCGACCGCCGGCCCCTGGCCGCGGCGTCCATCGCCCAGGTCCACGCCGCGGCCCTGCCCCCGGCCGAGCCGGGCGGCGAGCCCATCGAGGTGGTGGTCAAGGTCCAGCGGCCCGACGTGGCCCGCCTGGTGGAGGCCGACCTGCGGGTCATGGCCTGGCTGGCGCCGCCCATGGTGGGCCGCATCCCGGTCACCGCCCTGGCCAACCCGCCGGCCCTGGTCGAGGTGTTCGGCGAGACCATCACCGAGGAGCTCGACTTCCGCCTGGAGGCCGACAACATGCTGGCCCTGGCGGGCGTGTACGCCGCCCTGGGCCAGGGCCACTACGTGGTGCCCCGGCCGCACCCCCGGCTGGTCACCCGCCGGGTGCTGGTCATGGAGCGCCTGTCGGGCTTCGCCTTCGAGGACGTCGAGGGCATGCGGGCCGCCGAGATCGACACCACCGCCCTGGTGCGGGGCGGGATGATCGGCTTCCTGGAGGGGGCCATGCTGCACGGCATCTTCCACGGCGACCTCCACGCCGGGAACCTGTTCGTCCTGCCCGACGGGCGCACCGCCCTGCTCGACTTCGGCATCACCGGCCGCCTGGGCGAGGAGCGCCGGCTGGCCTTCCTGCGCCTGCTGGTCAGCGCCACCGTGAACGACCTGCACGGCCAGCTGGCCGCCATCCGCGACCTGGGGGCCCTGCCGGCGGACGTGGACCTCGACGCGGTGATCGCGGAGCTGGGCCTGGACCGGCCCACCATCGACCCCACCACCCTCACCCCCGAGCAGCTCACGGCCGAGATCCAGGTGGTGGTGAAGGGCCTGATCGGCTACGGCGCCAAGCTGCCCAAGGAGCTGATGCTGTTCGTGAAGAACATGGTGTTCCTGGACGGGGCCATCGCCACGTTGGCCCCCGACCTGGACCTGTTCGCCGAGATCAGCCACATCGCCACCTACTTCGCCTCCCAGCACGGCAGCCGCATCGCGGCCGAGGCCGGCCTGGACGACACCTCGTGGGAGCTGGACATGGACGGGGTGCGGGCCCTCTACGGGGTCGACGCCGGCACCGACGCCCTCACCCACCGGGAGCTCCAGGCCCGCCGGGAGGTCATCGCGGCGCGGCTGGGGTCGCGCCGGCGGCCCGGCCCGCTCCATCGGGTGCGGCGCCGGGTCACCCGACGGCGGGGTGGCCCCGGGGCTTGA